In the Osmia bicornis bicornis chromosome 6, iOsmBic2.1, whole genome shotgun sequence genome, gtggaattatattgatgtttagtaatataagcgtccaaagtagcggaaaaaatcgacaaaatgcagttgcgaaatcgaagcattttttggccactaaaagagtgctataattgaaatcatgagttgaccgtactgcattggaccttcctctttcgaataagccctcacccagccccaaattttctcatataaggacgaatagtcgaatcccgtaaaagcattcctacagaccagttccgccattttgtggataatacagagcaagtcacgtgacaaattcagTTCAGCTAGTGGTTAGAAGGTAGCTTCTAACTAAGAAGGCTGCCGATTTGGAATCATAGCCAAAATCAGGCGTTAGCTTGGCTACGTCACTCGACTGTGTcagcgaaggcaagcgaaaaaggcaacaacgcccgaacgctgagtgagacgcactacagtcatgctgtctttctctcattctgaatgttgagatcgtcccttttcgctaagttttgactgaCGCCTGCtcggatttttcacagcgccccataacaaacctcgttCAAAGAGGAGGTACCTATATATaacaagagaagaatataCCTCCATCCATCTAATTTCGCCCCTAAAGGCGACCGGCGCTTTTGGGGACTTATCTGTCCCCACATTGCCCAACTAACGCTATCGGCCACGCGCCTTCGGGGATGTGCTGGCAGCCCCGCCAACACCAAACCCCGcgcatttttaaatttcgtcACTCATACTTGTCGATACTTTTAAATCTTACTCAGTCCATACTTTTAGAGTCTGCTCATCTTTTGTCCGAATcagtgtgtatgtgtgtgtacATGTGTGTGTGCGTGTATGTATCTGTGTgaccccttttagtcgcctcttacgacaggcaggggataccgtggccgtattctaagccccccgagccacagggggatgaatatacctcctctttgcaatgattctgcaaatgtttacataagttgtatatgagatatttatttatttaaattatttgcattcatTCAGAATATTGATTAACactcctttgtattttttattagtttcgaaAAACAAAGTTACTACATATAGGTTTCTGGAAATACAAGCGTCGCGCAATTGGGACGAGTTATATCattttggtaagagataggaaaaagctattgatgtaaaagttgaatggtatgacttatgaaaaatatgagtTTTTTAAACAGTGTACTGTTAGATATAGGCGCGTTAGCGAAATAGTGAGAGGAAATAGTAGCGAggggagagaaggagagaaggaaCCGAGgcccctccatttattagttctaataatacttttttatgcagaatgtccCAAGGAGTTGATAtgagtaaaaaaagaaatgcaattctatttaaacaaaaaaggGGGCAGACAcaggtaatgcagcgaggtgacctTACCGGCATAAATGGGTTTAAAAAGGGGTCCGGGATTTTTCGTTTTTCATATGAAAGAGTAACTAGACATAATCTTTAGTAgaattaattatgtatttgCTTCATTAGAGATAATTATTCGTTGCTATAACATTcaaacaaataaagaaaattgaattacttTGGACACTTTGTCCTTCAACtgtgaaaattataattataactGTAATAAATTGCCAGATATGTTATATTTGAACTGTAAATTATATCACGAACATAACTCGATATTATTCAATAAAGAGTTAATTACATTACAcatcattaatttaataagaTATAATTACGTGAACTAATTACGTGAATAATTACTATGTATAAGCTATGTCATTGctaaaattatacaaaattctATAGTAGAATGATCAGAAAGGGATGAATAATGAgagaaaaagttttataatggCAATCATAACAGATTACcttcaaataaaaagaatgtcgagaatattgaattgaattgagATTTGCTAGTGATCCTACTTATTCCAACTtcaataattatgaataattacGATCAGCTTTGTAGAAGAGtatcaatttcatttcatttttatcgtttGTTATCAAACTTCCTTTTCTTGTTCTATTGGCAGAAAAAAATACTGATTTTgctattaaatatttaaataatataatttgttattgctatacaatattatattgATTAGTGTAATATTACTATTTGTAATACTATAATTAGTATTTAAGTACAATTTCCTCGATTTACGTgattattgatatttatatttattaacacccaaatagtaggaaatttggGATACTATAACTCATATTTGAACACAATTATGAATCTGtaaacataattaatatttgaattcAATTATCGGCATTTAAATAATAAGGAATTTGGAATACCTACTTACTACAATCACgaaatataattgttaatatctaaaTAGTGGAAAACTTGAACAAATTTCAATACAATTGAGGACTTTGTATCTAAAATAGTACAGTTCTATTTTCTCCAATTcggaaaaaattgtttacaaaataattgCTTTGACTTGATATTAAAAAGAGAATGTTTACTCGATAAGTAGCAGGTATTGAGTGATAAAATTTTggttatatttttaacaaattttttagaaCTATGAAGCTGTTAAAAATACCTTAACGTATTAGGTAGAAGtcaagattctaaaattccggAATTCTACagtttcaaaatgaaatttccgattttcaaaattcaaaaattcaaaaatctccaaatttcTATGAAACCTAGCCCACGCCCCAaaaaatcctagttacgccaatgggtcctgaattaatatttaattgcaCTAGTTGGTATATAAACATTATAACAAAAAATCGATTATTATCCAAATTTAcaaaagaagaattaaaattgaCCTCTGATCATCCTTTATTCAGCGCCttacaattataaattaaagtaaattaataaCAGGAAAAAccatataaattttaaattataaagatCAATAATTTCAACCTTACCGACAGTGCATCACAAATTAAGATATGCACTTTGCAAGGATAAATAACCGAGCAAAATCCACCTTgacgtttaaataaaaagactGTACTTTTTCAAGTGAAAACTTTTCATTGAAATCACAGAAGGCTTATCTGAACTTTCTtcaaatacatacatatgtacctaCCCAAAGTACCTAAATATTAACGAACTGCTCCCTGAATGATTATTTACAGAAGTTGATTCGCtgaggaaaaataaaagaagaaaagaattcgTTAGATACAGACGCAATCGGAGTAATCATACAAAGGTACAGAATCAAGGTACATTAAAACATTCGGGAAGATATCGTAGCGTGTGGCGATATCGCAACGGGTGGTGAATTATACGTGGGATCAATGCTTTTAGCAAGATTAACCGGCGTTTAGCGAGCACACATtaattcgaaaattaattaacgaagtaAGCGACGTCACCGTGTACAGACATCGTTTGCCGAGCGTTATAGCACTTACAGTCAAGCGTGTTTCAAGCTTTAGTCGGGCGTGTCAAAGAGAACACACACGGTCGATGCGTTTCAAACAGACACGTCATAACTTGACCCGGCAGAACGTACGATTCACAATACAAACTTCATTAAGCGTATCAATGTGGAAACGAGTCCAACTATGTAGATCGAGTAATTAACTCTTGCACGCCAGGAAATTGCTCACATCTGATGTGTTTTAACTCTTTCTCGACTTATTACATTTATGAGCATCTGCgaaaattactaattaacGATTGCAGGGAAAGAAATCGCAAATATATGAAACATTTCAAGAATCTTTAAAGGgaacaacattttttttttaacccttaaaACCAATCGTAAATTAAATGTTACTGTAATTTTATCGTGAATGAAGTTCAGAACATGTGGGCATAACTTCAAAGGGGGGTTCAGTGTGTTAACCCTCTCGGTcacgaattattttttcttgaaaaaaaagatCGAGAATTTGCTAAGCAGttctttgaattaaattatgattttttaGTCGTATAAAATAACTCCACAAAGATCCCCAAGGGGGGATGCAACGTGTCCATATGAGGACAACGTTTACAAACGGTAAAATTTACCGAATTTATTGGGTTTAGTCATAAGTAATTGCCGGTGTCGATACTAGGTCATAAACTTTTTCAGCTATGTAAACCTGGCACacgacttttaaaaaattaacttttttttagGAAAATGGTAgtatttcgtttgtagttgattgtagtaacagtagtttcgtttgtagttggatcaattaataaataaacaaaattgaaaaattgacccgCATCCGAcattgagatatttcaaatcggTTTTTCCATGTGCTAGAGAATCGTTTATAGTTGATTGTAGTGATTTccgtttcgtttgtagttgaatagtttaaaagttatgagCAATTGTTTATCCGTCTAAGAGGCAACTTCGTCACttttcaagatttttgaaATCCGTCTTTTCCATGTGATTCAGagtcgtttgtagttgtttgtagtgatttccctttcgtttgtagttaagtagtttaaaagttacaggCGATTGTTTATCCCCATAAGAGgtaacttcgtcaattttcaagattttaaaAATCGGTCTTTTCCATCTGATTCGGAATGATTTCTAGGTGTTTACAGTGACTGCATTGGATACTTGGgcataaaatgaaatatggaTATTATGTTTCTGTAGAAGTGTTCGCATATTGACTTTCATGACTCGTTCTTTCAAATCCTTATGAATTTCCCACTTACCAGTAATTCGTTTAATGATCGCGAAGTAATGACCATCAATGTAGATAATCGCGGAAAcaaatttatatgtataattatcgTAAACCAGCTTTTCTGGTATTTCCTCAATTGTAAATTGTTTTCTGCAATTGGGATAATTCATTCGAGCTGAAAGCAAAGCATTTCCAACATCTTCGATGTTAAGCACCATGTGATTGTCTCCCGAATGAATACGTTTTTCAGTTATAAACGACTACAAACGATTCTGAACAAGTTGGAAAAGAccgatttcaaaaatattaaaaattgacgaagttggctgAGCGTATAAACAATCagctataacttttaaacgattcaactacaaacgaaacggaaatcactacaatcaactacaaacgattctctCTCACATGGAAAAAAccgatttgaaatatctcaatgtcgggtgcgggtcaatttttcaattttgtttatttattaattgatccaACTACAAacaaaactattgttactacaatcaactacaaacgaaataTTACCATTTTCcgaaaaaaaagttaattttttaaaagtcggGTGCCAGATTCACATAGCCAACTTTTTCGGGAAAACCAAATGACCTGCAGTCGCTTGTCACCATGGTGGTCCCTTTATTTCTAAGATTAAAACAGTCTAAAAGCAATAGCCAGTGAGTGTGGATCGACTGCAAATTCAATTTGCTGTACGGTTGAAATGGAGAAATCAAAGCAACATATTCGTCATATAATGTTGTGGGAGTTCCAAAATGGTAGTAATGCGGCCAATACCGCAAAGAAGATATGTGACGATATCGGCGAAGGTGTAGTATCAGAACGTACACTGCGAAATTGGTTTGCTAAATTTCGTTCTGGAGATACAAGCTTTCAAGATGAACCTAAGCCTGGACGATCAACTGATGTCGATGACAACGTTCTAAAGGTACTAGTGAAACAAAACCCACGGCAAACGACCAGGAAATTAGCAGATAAAATGAGAACATCTCAATCTACTATTTGTCGTCACCTAGAAAAGCTGGGAAAGGTCAGTAAGCTAGGCGTATGGTTTCCGCACGAACTATCGAAAAATGGGTCTCCTATGAAAAcattatccgaaaaagaacaTTATCCCAAGCTGAACATAAAGCAAATTTGCatggaaagaaaattctgCTGTGCGTATGGTGGGATCGCAAAGGGATAATCCATTACGAGTTATTACCGCGTAATGAAACAGTTACAGCAACCTTGTACGTGCAATAATTGGCAAGAGTACAAGAAAAATTACAGAAGAAACGAGCAGCACTGATTAATCGTAAGGGAATCATGCTTTTATACGACAACGCTCGACCACATACGGCAAGGATTATGTACACAAGAAAAAATCCTGGAACTGAAATGATCAATTTTGCCTCACCCCCCTTATTCGCCGAACCTTGCCCCAACAGACTATCATATGTTTCGATCCCTCCAAAATTCTTTGAGTTGGAAAAAATTCAGTAACGATGATCAAGTGCAACAGTTCATCAATACGTTCTTCTCGTCAAAAGAACCTAATATTTTTGCTTCTGGGATTCACAAACTAGACGATTTTGagttaaaatttctaaaaaggGGCAAGGAATTTTCTTCCCCTGAATAGGTGTTCCAATTATTTGTATACAGCTACAAATGAAggttttaaattaatatcgagCTACAATAGAatacaaattctttttaaaaGATCAAAATCAGTAATGATACATATGTATTAATCAAAAAAATACTCacaaaatttttgttattagTAAGACAAATTTacgtaaaaataaatgtacagTTTCTACAAGTCTAGTACTCTTTGAACTTATACTTGTCTAacattctttttctaattacaCTGACAATGGAAAAAAGCAATGACTTGCTACAGTTGTAAAATGTTAcgattattttcaaaataagaattttatacattgagaaaatttataatcaattaaTAGACAATTTACTATAGACATTctgtttaaattttattaaatttacttgaaacaatctcattttcacaaaattaaattgaaatgtgTATAAATTAGTTATATATCTTCCAAACATGCAATAACGATTCCAAAAACATtacataatattatttaatatctcTAATgacgaaaatgtacattttttaaatttcgtaACGAAATAAATCGTAAAGGTAAATGCTGCAAAACTGCAAATCACAGAATTATTAATGATGAAACTTCAGCGTTAGAAATCCGtaaattagatttattaaCAACTACCTACGCGAGTTAACATCAAATGATCGCAAATTCTCCTTTAACCTAACATTTCAAGGGTTGATCTATCAATTCACGTATAACCTAATGAGCCATTTCATCCAGCAGTACGGagtttaattatttactcGTTGCAAATGAATACGCTATGACAATTATTGCGTTAACTAACACAAATTACAAACATATTTCAGTCTCGTATcgcataaaatatttcttggtAGCGAGCATTAGAATATCATATCGGGGCGAATAAATGCGATGCACGTGAATAGAATCGAGCTCCATTGAATTTGCGATACCTCTCAACCATTTTACACAAATGGCATAAATCAAGCACTATTTAACCGTGTTAACCGATCAATCCAGCGATAATTTGGAGAAATGCatacaaattctttttgcACCTTGAGCTGAACAACAGCTTGAAACAAACAATAATTTTCTGTtgttatttaaaacaaaaattatataatatcaaaattttcaacaatatgtaaaacaaaatttctaattaaaaatgttcaaaaaGTAGCAAAGCAACATAGTAGAACAAAGAGTTAATTTATTAGGTGCATAAATTAATTCTGTGCCTTTCCTTTCTTCTAATTGAAGAAGTTATAAGAGTTTTTTTCTAATTGAAGAATCACCATAAAAGTTATGGTAATTCTAATTATTGAAGTAATCGTTATTGCTATTATATTGTCGCAGCATTTTTTACATACACAGAAGTGCgaagaaatattcaaatttgaaCTAGTAATTAAGACTGCGTAGTGCTAAAGGcaccaaattaatttgtatacctaataaataaataattgtttggtttaccaaagaaatgaaataaagaaagtttTTATGGAAATGTATTGAATTTAGAGcaatcaatatttttctataatcAAGTGTCGAAACGTAATTTTTGAATCTGGTTTTGAATTTCTATCCaaaacatgaaattaaaaaacaaaaaatgcCTCTATAAGAGTTAATAGTCATTAAGATTAAATATTGTGACGAACTTAGGCcctcaataaataaattatacaagACATGAATATGCACATTCCCTATGATTaagtatatttaaataaaaagtacgTAAGTTACTtatgaaaatttgcaaataccagagaaagggttaaattggCAACCACGTGTTAGCCATATATTGCAGTTATtatcacagaaaaataataacacCTCATTTGACCCACCCTTATCTAAATAAAAAgtgaataaattattgatcTAATACGAATAATCAATTCGCAGTATTATatcatacaaaaaaaaaatagaataaaatatcgTAACAAATTTAGGCTCGTCTAACGTAAGTCGAATCCCCCCCCATATTCGTTTAGCCAAAAGCCGTGATTTCCGCCTAGGGCCTAAGGAATTAACGCACATATACAGTGGGTGCGATCCAAATATCAACATCGGGGAATTGCGCGATTCCAGCGCAGCGAGAAGAGTGAATGGAAAATATGAACAGATCGAATCGAAATTACATCGATCCGATTCGGCGGTTATGGATGTATCTGTACACGAGTAATTGAAGCAGGATGGTGCTCGTCACGCAAGGCAAAACCGACCCCTGCCTGAAACTTTTCCCCCGGGGACGCTTGTGATACGGCAATGTTCAGGACTACGGGCAATTAGAAGTAATTGGGAATCGGTAAATGGACCGCACGACGTCCTTATTTCTGAAAGGGCCGGCTTATTTATTTGCGAAACCACCTCTGTCGCTGTTAGAAGAAGAAGGCCGTAAACAGCGTACAGCACGAAAGCGGCTGGAAAGGGACGTTAATGAGCTTTAGTCCGCGTAATTCTACGGGACGATTTACGATTGGATCGTTCGTGTTTGTACACGAGCGATGCAAAAGGAAACCTGTTTAAAAGTTTTCTCGCAAAACAGATAATAGTTTTGACCCTTCgtaaaggaaaaaaatgtaatacaGGTAGGTTCCTTATTTGGCACTAATTTATTAACACATTCGCATCGGGCTGTTTTTCGGAAAGAATTTATCAGGAAAGCGCACACGTGTCGCAAAACGAAAATTCTCGTTTCCCGATGacaacatttatttttcttaaacgAGAATTCTTGTTTCCGGACGCGAATGTGTTaaggaaataatattttatattgtagcttgatatttaaaatatttattagataTTAGATAATTAACCTCTTTCcaatatgtatatacatatacgtcgTTAGACAGCTCTCACTGATCGTGTGACTAGATCAAAACCGTTGTGTTTGTGCGTCTCACAGTGGTCGGAGTCAAAAGTTACAgaggtttcaatttttctgtaTAGAAAGTCTATGGGTCGCACATTTAAGCTGCGCGCATACTCCCTCAACGATATGTAATGTGTCAGTACTGGCACTAAACCCAGACGAAGTAAAAAGAATATCgagtgaaaaagaggaagaagcgATCAAGGTTTGATCTTTGCTGATTGTCAGGATCGCggcttctctttctttttcatgcGCTGTTCTTTATTCGGACCCTGGCTCTAGATATGCGAGGGACAAGCGGGTTATACCtagtaataaataatacacaGTAACGAGTAAAGTAgacttccctagggaaaatggcatTGCAAGGGaagcagaaattttcaaaatcttaattttgacgatattagtATTAAAAATGACTTAGAAACAAAATAGTATAATTTGCAGttattgaatttataaaagggtatagccggataagatggtcaaaagtgcccccaaaccaaattcgacttgctatgaaccattcgataggtgataaaaaaaaaacagtctgtgccaagtttcaaccctgtatctcatctggaagggtagttacgggtaaaaatgtgattgcgaggtttttggccaatttcccCTATTTAGtgacattcgaaaattctgaaaaaaatcagagaCATTTCTACTTATGAGGCACATatcacagaattttttcagatttttatattgaaaactgaagccgtgaaaaatcaaaaacgtcaaaaaattctgaaaaatggcgattttgtattgaagGAAATGAGGTCCTacgatcatattttttttataagtgtatattattgatactatcatcctcaatttttttcagatttttggcAGAGGTGCGCCacagttaaaaaaattaaaaaccgatTTTTTCGCTGTTTTTTGCGTGTTAGAATTACTTATTCGACGAATTTTCGTctgttatttatcaaatacatggtatatacactgttcaatgtttttacaTGCAGTGGAATAGAATAGGAATTAAACTAAACAAACCTAATTGATAAAAGTACGTTACGTCagttatatttcaaaagattAAAGGCATTTTCAACGGTGTCGGTCCAGCGGTAAACTGCTGGGGAATTCTTTTCGTAGGTTCGACTCCGCTCAGactcaatcttttttttttggaaatccggctataccctttagtacataaatacaaaatatgaataacaacaaatatcaattcaaattcttcCGCGTAAATGTTCATACGCAAGTGGTGGGAGACTACAGACCTacatattatatgtatagaaCCCTCTCCTCTACATTGCCATTATCCCTTGGCCACCTATGGATAGGGGGTGAGAGCTTGGCGAAGGGAAAGCCTACGAGCAGAGGCGGGCACCCGGAAACCCGATGATATCTTCCGATTAAATCGAGAACCCGTGGAAACCTACGGAGGGAGGAGAGCCTCGCTATTTTCACTGGGAAAGCCTACCATTCTGGATACAACACTACGATAGAATTAAAAAGTTCTAAAtttgcaaatgaaaataacaacAAAAATATGGATAATGAAAGGAatcttttattaattcatGATTCTAGCACCGGATTAAGGGAAGATCTAACCGTAAATGGAGTTACAGCCTCGGTCCCCACTTTCCAGGTggcaaatattaaataacatatgtaaataatatatgtcaaaaaatattaaataacattttcttttattgttgCCCGTCCAGTTTTGTGgtgattaaatttcaatttttgaactAGATTTCTCTATCAAGAGGGCTCTCGAAGGTTTCAGAGCCTCGAGCCCTATAAATCTGATGcttgcatatatatattaatacgtTGATTGCCGCAGTGAAAATAGACATTTGTTATGAAACATATTGAAGCTCTAGAAcagttaatttttttaatttgaaacgtcaagctttcaatttgctatgatacaaattaaaaaacatcgaaggtaaaatatttgaaacataTGAAATCATATTTCAGGTTCACATTAATATCATATTTTACTAGGGTTGCAAATCAGACCTCGCTTTCTCGCTTCGCTAGAAAGACTCGGTATTGGTTTGCAATAAATGCGAAGTGAGCTactatttattaaatttcctaaCGGTGAAAGGTTTGAACTATTCAGTTGCTTTTCAGATAACAACAAATTTCGGAAATAATTCATAATCCTATTATTCCTCGAGCACATTCTTGATCGGGATGAAATATAGATAACAACCATTTACTGTTAGTAGTGATTTTGacacaaaatttcaaactaaTCCGTCTGGTGGTTTCGGAGGAGTAATGCCTCAAAGAGCTAAAATCCTGAccgtaaaatattataaataaggaagaaaatattgaatacaAGGCAacgattattaaaaaatatatgtataaataatatttcttacaattttattcatttttctgttcAGAAAAGTGGTGGTCATATGGAGGTCATATGAATAATTACTCGATTCGTTATTGTAAGAGTTTATACCGAAGATCGTTCAATCGTTTGTTATTGGTAAATGATAAACGATAATTGAGCAGTAACAGAACTTAACGCTGTCTATAAATTCGTTCGTGTAATTACTGTGCAACGTTTGCCTCGTCGAGTTTGATCTCGTGCGACTACTGGCTGGAAACTCGTTAACGGGACCGAAGTTATTAATTTCCTAGGGATGAATATTTCATACTCGATCCTGGCTTCAGTTCTCCCTATCCTGGGTTCTTGATTACCTTGCGTTTCAAAAAATAAGACAATCTTTTACAAACTGTTCACTTACTTCTCTAATTACTACAGAGCCCGCAaagtattttcaattaataaaaacttcAATATTACAatagttaattattaattgtttttatttcaaattttggaTCACATAAATTGCATATAATAGTTATTAGCGgcattattaaatttcgtaaATATCTCATACAGGCAGCGCCGGAAGGGGATCTAAGTAAAGAGGGTCCTGGATTCTGCTTTCCCTTCTAAACCCTTCATGTACTATATCAAACAATTCCAAACTTTGAAATCCACtacaattttgcaaattttggATCAAACCGctattgcaaaaataaatcctCTTCTTTTAAACTTTGTCAaccattaaattattaaaatacgtATCTTTTCGATGTTTGTcctttaatattatttatctgTAGATCATTATTTTCCttaaggaaaaagaagaaggaagaaacgTATTATTTAATAGCAGAAGGATCTGGGTGGATGGAAGAGAGATGAAGTGGTgcgaggagaagaagaagtgAGAAAGACTGACACTAAAGGAAAGGTTAGAAAGGGTTGCGAGTTAGGGAAGTTTAGATGTCTGTGAAGTTGGCCCCTCTACTGCTATAAACCTAATTAAGCTCAAGAAAGACTTGAAATCCaaataaaactaaataaaCTATATCTATATTCCTCTGCTTGACTTGTACACAACGCCAAGCTCCATCTTACACTAGACAGTCTCTTGTCTTGAGCAATTTCAGCTGACTCTCTCCTAGCTTTTGCCTATAACCTATCCCAACTATACACTAAAGAATCCAACAGAAACTTAACTGTGTTCCCTGGATGCACTCGCACgctcttcctttctctctgAACTTCACCTCTGTGAAGTTGGGCCCTCAttatcaaaaatttgaaaaattgataagaGTTCTGAATGCCCCCCTAAGAGTTCTAGAGTTCTCCATCAGTTTCAAAACTAGTTCCGTCAATTAATGTACCGAAAATAGCATTTGAAGGTATGGGGGGGCCAACTTCTCATTTTCGCAACTTTGAAGAGCTAAACTTTTTTGCTATCAACTTTAGCACTTTGATTGTTAAGGATAATTGATAGAACTCTTTGGGGGGCTACCAGAACTCTCAACAGAATTGtcaattattaagaaaaattttcaccCTTATGGACAAACAGTATTTGATCCTGCAACTTCAACCAGCgagaacttttttatttcgcaTCCTAGTGCTTCgtgtattaataattatcgatAGATCTCTTCGGGGGGCTGCCAGAACTCTCAACAGAATTGTCAgttattaagaaaatttatcaCCCTTAGGAGACAAAAAATTTTCGATCCTGCAACTTCAACCAGCaagaacttttttatttcgcaTCCTAGTGCTTCGAGTGTTAATAATTATCGATAGAACTCTTCGGGGGGCTACCAGAACTCTCAACAAAATTGTCGattacgaaaaaaaaatttttttttgattaattttagggatgaaaatttttcttggTAACAGGCAGTTCTATTGACAGTTCTGGTAGCCCCCCAAAGAGTTCTATCGATAATTATTAACACTCGAAGCACTAGGAtgcgaaataaaaaagttctcGCTGGTTGAAGTTGCAGGATCAAATACTGTTTGTCCATAAGggtgaaaatttttcttaataattgaCAATTCTGTTGAGAGTTCTGGTAGCCCCCCAAAGAGTTCTATCAATTATCCTTAACAATCAAAGTGCTAAAGTTGATAGCAAAAAAGTTTAGCTATTCAAAGTTGCGAAAATGAGAAGTTGGC is a window encoding:
- the LOC114881105 gene encoding histone-lysine N-methyltransferase SETMAR-like, which codes for MEKSKQHIRHIMLWEFQNGSNAANTAKKICDDIGEGVVSERTLRNWFAKFRSGDTSFQDEPKPGRSTDVDDNVLKVLVKQNPRQTTRKLADKMRTSQSTICRHLEKLGKVSKLGVWFPHELSKNGSPMKTLSEKEHYPKLNIKQICMERKFCCAYGGIAKG